A genomic window from Diceros bicornis minor isolate mBicDic1 chromosome 35, mDicBic1.mat.cur, whole genome shotgun sequence includes:
- the UNG gene encoding uracil-DNA glycosylase — MIGQKTLYSFFTPSAPRKRHAGGPEPADPGTGVAAVAEESGDAAASPPKKARAGQEDPSTPPSSPLSPEQLDRIQRNKAAALLRLAARNVPVGFGESWKKHLSGEFGKPYFIKLMGFVAEERRHHTVYPPPHQVFTWTQMCDIRDVKVVILGQDPYHGPNQAHGLCFSVQRPVPPPPSLENIYKELSTDIDGFVHPGHGDLSGWAKQGVLLLNAVLTVRAHQANSHKERGWEQFTDAVVSWLNQNSNGLVFLLWGSYAQRKGSAIDRKRHHVLQTAHPSPLSVYRGFFGCRHFSKTNELLQKSGKEPINWKEL, encoded by the exons ATGATCGGCCAGAAGACCCTCTACTCCTTCTTTACCCCGAGCGCCCCCAGGAAGCGACATGCCGGCGGCCCCGAGCCGGCCGACCCGGGGACCGGCGTGGCGGCGGTGGCTGAGGAGAGCGGGGATGCGGCG GCCAGCCCCCCCAAGAAGGCCCGAGCCGGGCAGGAGGACCCCAGCACGCCGCCCTCCTCGCCGCTGAGCCCCGAGCAGCTGGACCGCATCCAGAGGAACAAGGCCGCCGCCCTGCTCAGACTCGCGGCGCGCAACGTGCCGGTGGGTTTCGGTGAGAGCTGGAAGAAGCATCTTAGCGGAGAGTTCGGAAAACCGTATTTCATAAAG CTAATGGGGTTTGTTGCAGAAGAAAGAAGACATCACACTGTTTATCCACCCCCACACCAAGTCTTCACCTGGACCCAAATGTGTGACATAAGAGAT GTGAAGGTTGTCATCCTGGGACAGGATCCGTATCATGGACCCAATCAAGCTCACGGGCTCTGCTTCAGTGTTCAAAGACCTGTTCCACCTCCACCCAG CTTGGAAAACATTTATAAGGAACTGTCCACAGACATAGATGGCTTTGTTCATCCTGGTCACGGAGATTTGTCTGGGTGGGCCAAACAAG GTGTTCTCCTACTCAACGCCGTCCTCACGGTCCGCGCGCATCAGGCCAATTCTCACAAGGAGAGAGGTTGGGAGCAGTTTACCGACGCGGTCGTGTCCTGGCTAAATCAGAACTCCAATGGCCTCGTCTTCTTGCTCTGGGGCTCTTATGCTCAGAGGAAGGGCAGTGCGATCGACAGG AAGCGGCACCACGTGCTGCAGACTGCTCATCCCTCCCCGTTGTCCGTGTACAGAGGGTTCTTTGGGTGTAGACATTTCTCTAAGACCAACGAGCTGCTGCAGAAGTCCGGCAAGGAGCCCATCAACTGGAAGGAGCTGTGA